A stretch of the Xylocopa sonorina isolate GNS202 chromosome 12, iyXylSono1_principal, whole genome shotgun sequence genome encodes the following:
- the LOC143429990 gene encoding uncharacterized protein LOC143429990 isoform X4, producing the protein MKKGCETGTRKANTMIQARTASVGTSRAATSRAGPEVTRVVVRGTRTSRPARRRSRRSSSTRMSTRGSRHLGRTCCSRRATCRGRSPGPETRTPARRPRPRRANRRRIPPQANQEGVVVMEEEENAIPTFENSNGTCNESGTGSASCNGSVASETEEQPAEAVDTNEEQRVDEQVEEQAEEEQYGDEQPVEEQPMENGMNGGPYYEPVMMQQPVHMSHVIPAVASPYIYPGYMFGPPLMNMNGVTVQGAPMFRTADVTAMSPACAKRRKKKKRRKQRRLATGNTEDEEEGEYSSEYDTGLPSSRVSWTACPTSTTTSQRPLNPECQEFQLRQVVEPDTSLTAAQTSANNTPTSDKSSTINQSSTLSSVDNEANEACNGVSSDEPKNRSDELLENASSDQQAASTSVSMESESKSLDGSTNSDDQANRLTGSPRDDEGAAPSTNEAAQDAVEIEKLPSTTKADDSSSANEFCEQPSNEMNGETLVNGKLDSSTSSIGATTKATTSRPSSPTSNDERTRSRSVTPKTVENAITREDQRHESLPSSKSSSSTCLSKRKYSAKGAKFVREPTPGPDLTDSATEAENESKLNDLSQSLENVDLSNDSKPESTLEPCEDAVAQSDQPGKYAPDPVCNHLSKEDAIEALNEDSGFESQPRSSDYPIMQAVTEWLHREKSPDLFRTAISMDCEEDEDEMDEEPPKNLQGNPMPALSANSSADNAELSRAASCGEFARTSNNKCGQEQQQQQQQQPESSGGNVLRKKKDAKRRSEERRRVARHVAEGTLDHDVVSSSDSCGQQEDMVNVARRKNSARQQQQQQQQQQQQQQQQQQQQQQQQDVVGDICEFTDKDSVAGMRVALSSRMDSKRVNARRTKRQGRTHARDPATNIDTKIRCIEDMDDENDEGIVEDTMNVKTYEKGEIVVSEDGKLLTTTVYDPGLRNRHDAAATVAKVTNKNEPGKQSTERKTEKEKRSSSDEDEESCSAIGSLDSIEEPDVLECWEAEIIEPVITPKRMLQSEGILCDGEATEDDVMEVDQVNVEYVQKYYRLARESATSIEEISLKADPSTSSKSVPNKPEQREETPTEREQAGEKSNIPIDEAFEVYESCYNGSSPFLAFDSKVFKSRTLYGQDGETPVPCKAVCCRIQ; encoded by the exons ATGAAGAAGGGTTGCGAAACGGGTACGCGGAAGGCCAACACAATGATTCAGGCACGCACAGCTTCAGTAGGAACGTCCAGAGCGGCTACAAGCCGCGCAGGACCGGAAGTAACGAGGGTGGTGGTACGCGGCACAAGGACGAGTCGTCCGGCTCGCCGTCGAAGCCGAAGATCATCTTCAACGAGGATGAGTACACGAGGATCACGACACCTAGGCAGGACATGCTGTTCAAGAAGGGCTACCTGTCGCGGAAGAAGCCCTGGACCGGAAACGCGAACACCAGCGCGACGTCCTCGACCACGGAGAGCCAATCGGCGTCGCATTCCACCGCAG GCGAACCAAGAGGGCGTAGTGGTAATGGAAGAGGAGGAGAACGCGATACCAACATTCGAGAACTCCAACGGGACCTGTAACGAGAGCGGGACAGGCAGCGCCAGTTGCAACGGTAGCGTGGCCAGCGAAACGGAAGAGCAGCCTGCAGAAGCCGTCGATACGAACGAGGAGCAACGAGTAGACGAGCAAGTGGAAGAACAAGCGGAGGAGGAACAGTACGGGGACGAACAGCCGGTTGAGGAGCAGCCAATGGAGAACGGGATGAACGGTGGGCCTTACTATGAGCCAGTGATGATGCAACAGCCGGTACACATGTCCCACGTGATACCAGCGGTCGCTTCGCCGTACATATACCCTGGCTACATGTTCGGCCCTCCTTTGATGAACATGAATG GTGTAACGGTACAGGGTGCGCCCATGTTCAGAACGGCGGACGTCACGGCTATGTCACCGGCCTGTGCCAAgcgaaggaagaaaaaaaagagaaggaagCAGAGAAGACTTGCTACG GGTAACACGGAGGACGAGGAGGAAGGAGAGTACAGTTCCGAGTACGACACCGGTCTACCGTCTTCCCGGGTGTCCTGGACAGCGTGTCCAACCTCGACCACGACCAGCCAACGGCCGCTGAACCCCGAGTGCCAGGAGTTCCAGCTGCGGCAAGTCGTTGAACCCGACACCTCGCTAACCGCTGCTCAAACGTCCGCCAATAACACGCCCACGTCCGACAAGAGCTCGACGATTAACCAGTCGAGCACGTTATCGTCCGTCGATAACGAGGCCAACGAGGCGTGCAACGGCGTCTCGTCGGACGAGCCGAAGAACCGGAGCGACGAGTTGCTGGAGAACGCCAGCTCCGACCAGCAAGCGGCATCGACGTCGGTTTCGATGGAAAGCGAATCGAAATCGCTGGACGGAAGTACCAATTCGGACGACCAAGCGAATAGACTGACGGGCAGCCCCCGCGACGACGAGGGGGCGGCCCCTTCAACGAACGAGGCCGCGCAAGACGCGGTCGAGATCGAAAAACTGCCAAGCACTACCAAAGCGGACGATTCATCGAGTGCCAACGAGTTCTGCGAACAGCCGAGCAACGAGATGAACGGAGAGACGTTGGTCAACGGGAAGCTGGATTCCTCGACGTCGAGCATCGGGGCCACGACCAAGGCGACGACGTCGAGGCCGTCCTCGCCTACGAGTAACGACGAGAGGACGAGGTCCAGATCGGTCACCCCGAAGACCGTGGAGAACGCGATAACCCGCGAGGACCAGCGCCACGAGTCTCTGCCGAGCAGCaaatcgtcgtcgtcgacgtgtCTGTCGAAGAGGAAGTACAGCGCGAAGGGCGCGAAGTTCGTCAGAGAACCGACGCCTGGCCCGGATTTGACGGACAGCGCCACAGAGGCGGAGAACGAGTCGAAGCTGAACGATCTGTCGCAGAGTCTGGAGAACGTGGATCTGTCGAACGACTCGAAGCCGGAATCGACGTTGGAACCGTGCGAGGACGCGGTCGCGCAGAGCGATCAGCCGGGCAAGTACGCGCCGGATCCGGTGTGCAATCATCTGAGCAAGGAGGATGCGATCGAGGCGCTGAACGAGGACTCTGGCTTCGAGAGCCAGCCCCGTTCGTCCGACTATCCGATCATGCAGGCGGTGACTGAATGGTTGCACAGAGAGAAGTCCCCGGACTTGTTCAGAACTGCCATCTCGATGGACTGcgaggaggacgaggacgagatGGACGAAGAGCCGCCAAAAAACTTGCAAGGCAACCCCATGCCTGCACTATCTGCTAATAGCAGTGCGGACAATGCGGAATTGTCGCGCGCAGCTAGCTGCGGGGAATTCGCAAGGACCAGCAACAACAAGTGTGGACaagagcagcagcaacaacaacaacagcagccggAGTCAAGCGGTGGTAACGTGTTGAGGAAGAAGAAAGACGCGAAGAGAAGATCGGAGGAGCGTAGGCGAGTGGCTAGACACGTAGCGGAGGGCACGTTGGACCACGATGTGGTGTCCTCGTCGGATTCGTGCGGCCAGCAGGAGGATATGGTGAACGTCGCGAGGAGGAAGAACTCGGctaggcagcagcagcagcagcagcagcagcagcagcagcagcaacaacaacaacaacaacaacaacaacagcagcaggaTGTTGTTGGTGACATTTGCGAATTTACTGATAAGGATAGCGTTGCGGGTATGAGGGTTGCTTTAAGTTCTCGGATGGACTCGAAGAGGGTCAATGCAAGGCGAACGAAAAGACAAGGGAGAACGCACGCGCGTGATCCCGCGACTAATATCGACACGAAGATTCGATGCATCGAGGATATGGACGACGAGAACGACGAGGGGATCGTCGAGGACACGATGAACGTGAAGACGTACGAGAAAGGTGAGATAGTGGTGTCGGAGGATGGCAAGTTGTTGACGACTACCGTCTACGATCCCGGTCTAAGGAACCGCCACGACGCTGCTGCCACGGTGGCCAAAGTTACCAACAAGAACGAACCTGGCAAACAGTCGACGGAGAGGAAGACAGAGAAGGAGAAGAGAAGCAGCagcgacgaggacgaggagagCTGCAGCGCGATAGGTTCCTTGGACAGCATAGAGGAGCCTGACGTGTTGGAATGCTGGGAAGCGGAAATCATCGAGCCTGTGATAACCCCGAAAAGAATGCTGCAGAGCGAGGGTATACTATGCGATGGAGAAGCTACGGAGGATGACGTAATGGAGGTGGATCAGGTTAACGTCGAGTACGTCCAGAAATACTATCGACTGGCACGCGAGAGCGCCACCAGCATAGAGGAGATCAGCTTGAAGGCGGATCCATCGACGTCGTCCAAATCAGTGCCAAATAAGCCCGAGCAACGGGAGGAGACTCCAACGGAGAGGGAACAGGCTGGAGAGAAAAGTAACATCCCGATAGACGAGGCGTTCGAGGTATACGAGAGCTGTTACAACGGGAGCAGCCCGTTTCTCGCTTTCGACTCGAAGGTTTTCAAATCACGAACGTTGTACGGGCAGGACGGCGAGACCCCGGTACCATGCAAGGCGGTCTGTTGCCGCATCCAATGA
- the LOC143429990 gene encoding uncharacterized protein LOC143429990 isoform X2, producing MQWRRQRRVTHVIGSSNHVLLLARYQDAPPGEEDDEEGLRNGYAEGQHNDSGTHSFSRNVQSGYKPRRTGSNEGGGTRHKDESSGSPSKPKIIFNEDEYTRITTPRQDMLFKKGYLSRKKPWTGNANTSATSSTTESQSASHSTADGSETTEDQQLLDRDCGTTEYPPMMNSGAQLSYETFYNQVGGFYYEYPALMVVGPAPMHAAQVAPSVLAAVPCGPVPLRPIEWINPTFVPKLPGQSYCMMNYEANQEGVVVMEEEENAIPTFENSNGTCNESGTGSASCNGSVASETEEQPAEAVDTNEEQRVDEQVEEQAEEEQYGDEQPVEEQPMENGMNGGPYYEPVMMQQPVHMSHVIPAVASPYIYPGYMFGPPLMNMNGVTVQGAPMFRTADVTAMSPACAKRRKKKKRRKQRRLATGNTEDEEEGEYSSEYDTGLPSSRVSWTACPTSTTTSQRPLNPECQEFQLRQVVEPDTSLTAAQTSANNTPTSDKSSTINQSSTLSSVDNEANEACNGVSSDEPKNRSDELLENASSDQQAASTSVSMESESKSLDGSTNSDDQANRLTGSPRDDEGAAPSTNEAAQDAVEIEKLPSTTKADDSSSANEFCEQPSNEMNGETLVNGKLDSSTSSIGATTKATTSRPSSPTSNDERTRSRSVTPKTVENAITREDQRHESLPSSKSSSSTCLSKRKYSAKGAKFVREPTPGPDLTDSATEAENESKLNDLSQSLENVDLSNDSKPESTLEPCEDAVAQSDQPGKYAPDPVCNHLSKEDAIEALNEDSGFESQPRSSDYPIMQAVTEWLHREKSPDLFRTAISMDCEEDEDEMDEEPPKNLQGNPMPALSANSSADNAELSRAASCGEFARTSNNKCGQEQQQQQQQQPESSGGNVLRKKKDAKRRSEERRRVARHVAEGTLDHDVVSSSDSCGQQEDMVNVARRKNSARQQQQQQQQQQQQQQQQQQQQQQQQDVVGDICEFTDKDSVAGMRVALSSRMDSKRVNARRTKRQGRTHARDPATNIDTKIRCIEDMDDENDEGIVEDTMNVKTYEKGEIVVSEDGKLLTTTVYDPGLRNRHDAAATVAKVTNKNEPGKQSTERKTEKEKRSSSDEDEESCSAIGSLDSIEEPDVLECWEAEIIEPVITPKRMLQSEGILCDGEATEDDVMEVDQVNVEYVQKYYRLARESATSIEEISLKADPSTSSKSVPNKPEQREETPTEREQAGEKSNIPIDEAFEVYESCYNGSSPFLAFDSKVFKSRTLYGQDGETPVPCKAVCCRIQ from the exons CTCCACCCGGTGAAGAGGACGATGAAGAAGGGTTGCGAAACGGGTACGCGGAAGGCCAACACAATGATTCAGGCACGCACAGCTTCAGTAGGAACGTCCAGAGCGGCTACAAGCCGCGCAGGACCGGAAGTAACGAGGGTGGTGGTACGCGGCACAAGGACGAGTCGTCCGGCTCGCCGTCGAAGCCGAAGATCATCTTCAACGAGGATGAGTACACGAGGATCACGACACCTAGGCAGGACATGCTGTTCAAGAAGGGCTACCTGTCGCGGAAGAAGCCCTGGACCGGAAACGCGAACACCAGCGCGACGTCCTCGACCACGGAGAGCCAATCGGCGTCGCATTCCACCGCAG ATGGCAGCGAGACCACTGAGGATCAGCAGCTGTTGGACAGGGACTGCGGCACCACCGAGTATCCACCGATGATGAACTCTGGCGCGCAATTAAGCTACGAGACGTTCTACAACCAAGTGGGTGGTTTCTATTACGAGTACCCCGCTTTGATGGTGGTTGGTCCAGCACCGATGCATGCAGCGCAGGTCGCGCCCAGTGTCCTGGCGGCCGTGCCTTGTGGACCGGTGCCTCTCAGGCCCATAGAGTGGATCAATCCTACTTTTGTGCCCAAATTACCTGGCCAGTCGTACTGTATGATGAATTACGAG GCGAACCAAGAGGGCGTAGTGGTAATGGAAGAGGAGGAGAACGCGATACCAACATTCGAGAACTCCAACGGGACCTGTAACGAGAGCGGGACAGGCAGCGCCAGTTGCAACGGTAGCGTGGCCAGCGAAACGGAAGAGCAGCCTGCAGAAGCCGTCGATACGAACGAGGAGCAACGAGTAGACGAGCAAGTGGAAGAACAAGCGGAGGAGGAACAGTACGGGGACGAACAGCCGGTTGAGGAGCAGCCAATGGAGAACGGGATGAACGGTGGGCCTTACTATGAGCCAGTGATGATGCAACAGCCGGTACACATGTCCCACGTGATACCAGCGGTCGCTTCGCCGTACATATACCCTGGCTACATGTTCGGCCCTCCTTTGATGAACATGAATG GTGTAACGGTACAGGGTGCGCCCATGTTCAGAACGGCGGACGTCACGGCTATGTCACCGGCCTGTGCCAAgcgaaggaagaaaaaaaagagaaggaagCAGAGAAGACTTGCTACG GGTAACACGGAGGACGAGGAGGAAGGAGAGTACAGTTCCGAGTACGACACCGGTCTACCGTCTTCCCGGGTGTCCTGGACAGCGTGTCCAACCTCGACCACGACCAGCCAACGGCCGCTGAACCCCGAGTGCCAGGAGTTCCAGCTGCGGCAAGTCGTTGAACCCGACACCTCGCTAACCGCTGCTCAAACGTCCGCCAATAACACGCCCACGTCCGACAAGAGCTCGACGATTAACCAGTCGAGCACGTTATCGTCCGTCGATAACGAGGCCAACGAGGCGTGCAACGGCGTCTCGTCGGACGAGCCGAAGAACCGGAGCGACGAGTTGCTGGAGAACGCCAGCTCCGACCAGCAAGCGGCATCGACGTCGGTTTCGATGGAAAGCGAATCGAAATCGCTGGACGGAAGTACCAATTCGGACGACCAAGCGAATAGACTGACGGGCAGCCCCCGCGACGACGAGGGGGCGGCCCCTTCAACGAACGAGGCCGCGCAAGACGCGGTCGAGATCGAAAAACTGCCAAGCACTACCAAAGCGGACGATTCATCGAGTGCCAACGAGTTCTGCGAACAGCCGAGCAACGAGATGAACGGAGAGACGTTGGTCAACGGGAAGCTGGATTCCTCGACGTCGAGCATCGGGGCCACGACCAAGGCGACGACGTCGAGGCCGTCCTCGCCTACGAGTAACGACGAGAGGACGAGGTCCAGATCGGTCACCCCGAAGACCGTGGAGAACGCGATAACCCGCGAGGACCAGCGCCACGAGTCTCTGCCGAGCAGCaaatcgtcgtcgtcgacgtgtCTGTCGAAGAGGAAGTACAGCGCGAAGGGCGCGAAGTTCGTCAGAGAACCGACGCCTGGCCCGGATTTGACGGACAGCGCCACAGAGGCGGAGAACGAGTCGAAGCTGAACGATCTGTCGCAGAGTCTGGAGAACGTGGATCTGTCGAACGACTCGAAGCCGGAATCGACGTTGGAACCGTGCGAGGACGCGGTCGCGCAGAGCGATCAGCCGGGCAAGTACGCGCCGGATCCGGTGTGCAATCATCTGAGCAAGGAGGATGCGATCGAGGCGCTGAACGAGGACTCTGGCTTCGAGAGCCAGCCCCGTTCGTCCGACTATCCGATCATGCAGGCGGTGACTGAATGGTTGCACAGAGAGAAGTCCCCGGACTTGTTCAGAACTGCCATCTCGATGGACTGcgaggaggacgaggacgagatGGACGAAGAGCCGCCAAAAAACTTGCAAGGCAACCCCATGCCTGCACTATCTGCTAATAGCAGTGCGGACAATGCGGAATTGTCGCGCGCAGCTAGCTGCGGGGAATTCGCAAGGACCAGCAACAACAAGTGTGGACaagagcagcagcaacaacaacaacagcagccggAGTCAAGCGGTGGTAACGTGTTGAGGAAGAAGAAAGACGCGAAGAGAAGATCGGAGGAGCGTAGGCGAGTGGCTAGACACGTAGCGGAGGGCACGTTGGACCACGATGTGGTGTCCTCGTCGGATTCGTGCGGCCAGCAGGAGGATATGGTGAACGTCGCGAGGAGGAAGAACTCGGctaggcagcagcagcagcagcagcagcagcagcagcagcagcaacaacaacaacaacaacaacaacaacagcagcaggaTGTTGTTGGTGACATTTGCGAATTTACTGATAAGGATAGCGTTGCGGGTATGAGGGTTGCTTTAAGTTCTCGGATGGACTCGAAGAGGGTCAATGCAAGGCGAACGAAAAGACAAGGGAGAACGCACGCGCGTGATCCCGCGACTAATATCGACACGAAGATTCGATGCATCGAGGATATGGACGACGAGAACGACGAGGGGATCGTCGAGGACACGATGAACGTGAAGACGTACGAGAAAGGTGAGATAGTGGTGTCGGAGGATGGCAAGTTGTTGACGACTACCGTCTACGATCCCGGTCTAAGGAACCGCCACGACGCTGCTGCCACGGTGGCCAAAGTTACCAACAAGAACGAACCTGGCAAACAGTCGACGGAGAGGAAGACAGAGAAGGAGAAGAGAAGCAGCagcgacgaggacgaggagagCTGCAGCGCGATAGGTTCCTTGGACAGCATAGAGGAGCCTGACGTGTTGGAATGCTGGGAAGCGGAAATCATCGAGCCTGTGATAACCCCGAAAAGAATGCTGCAGAGCGAGGGTATACTATGCGATGGAGAAGCTACGGAGGATGACGTAATGGAGGTGGATCAGGTTAACGTCGAGTACGTCCAGAAATACTATCGACTGGCACGCGAGAGCGCCACCAGCATAGAGGAGATCAGCTTGAAGGCGGATCCATCGACGTCGTCCAAATCAGTGCCAAATAAGCCCGAGCAACGGGAGGAGACTCCAACGGAGAGGGAACAGGCTGGAGAGAAAAGTAACATCCCGATAGACGAGGCGTTCGAGGTATACGAGAGCTGTTACAACGGGAGCAGCCCGTTTCTCGCTTTCGACTCGAAGGTTTTCAAATCACGAACGTTGTACGGGCAGGACGGCGAGACCCCGGTACCATGCAAGGCGGTCTGTTGCCGCATCCAATGA